A single window of Sparus aurata chromosome 22, fSpaAur1.1, whole genome shotgun sequence DNA harbors:
- the e2f6 gene encoding transcription factor E2F6 isoform X2, which translates to MVKCVVSGCPNRVVTVNNRGVHNRPPKRFFKFPTDPARVKVWLAALRETDKQESTEQHLICEDHFLPEDISKNGVNSDAIPIMPPCLDGPMGMISPWGAESSEEEDQWGGGNDDDVEDDAPAYVEPLAPEPPPPIEPPAVDPPQQIPAAEKPSEARTTSVHPDQKKEVNQTKRVNHRQDVSLGVLTRRFMDLMLAAPDNSLDIRQVISDMQCRRRRIYDIINILEGISLVERQSANKFKWIGKQQISNFLWNDQEMFEREMESLKLVEETLDTLIKRCAQQLFDMTDDTESAASAYVTYEDIRRLAAFQEQTLFVVKAPEETKLEVPPPKEDCIQVHLKGERGPIMVLTCDIGAGDVSGEKSSCFLTLEESRIKTTTLHTDSSSRQSAMQST; encoded by the exons ATGGTGAAGTGTGTTGTCTCTGGGTGTCCGAACCGCGTGGTGACCGTTAACAACCGGGGGGTCCACAACCGACCGCCGAAGAGGTTCTTTAAGTTCCCCACAGACCCAGCGCGAGTCAAG GTATGGCTGGCGGCTCTGAGGGAGACGGACAAGCAGGAATCGACAGAGCAGCATTTAATCTGCGAAGACCACTTCCTGCCGGAGGACATCTCCAAAAATGGGGTCAACAGCGACGCCATTCCCATCATGCCCCCCTGCCTGGACGGGCCCATGGGCATGATCAGCCCCTGGGGAGCAGAGTCATCTGAGGAAGAGGACCAGTGGGGTggtggaaatgatgatgatgttgaggaTGATGCTCCTGCTTATGTGGAACCTCTGGcaccagaacctcctcctccaatAGAACCTCCTGCAGTGGATCCACCACAGCAG ATTCCAGCTGCTGAGAAGCCTTCAGAGGCCAGGACAACCAG cGTCCACCCTGATCAGAAGAAAGAGGTGAACCAGACAAAGCGAGTCAACCACAGACAGG ATGTGTCCCTGGGTGTGCTGACGCGGCGTTTCATGGACCTAATGCTGGCAGCTCCCGACAACTCGCTGGACATCAGGCAGGTGATCAGCGACATGCAGTGCCGCAGGAGGCGTATctatgacatcatcaacatcCTAGAAGGCATCAGCCTCGTCGAGAGGCAGTCGGCCAACAAGTTCAAGTGGAT AGGAAAGCAGCAGATCTCCAACTTTCTGTGGAACGACCAGGAGATGTtcgagagagagatggagagccTGAAGCTGGTGGAGGAAACCCTGGACACCCTCATCAAAAGGTGCGCTCAGCAGCTCTTCGACATGACCGACGACACGGAGAGCGCTGC GTCGGCCTATGTGACCTACGAAGACATCCGCCGGCTCGCAGCCTTCCAGGAGCAGACGCTGTTCGTCGTCAAAGCTCCAGAGGAAACCAAACTGGAGGTTCCTCCGCCCAAAGAG GACTGCATCCAGGTCCACCTGAAGGGGGAGAGGGGTCCCATCATGGTGCTGACCTGTGATATCGGGGCAGGAGACGTGAGTGGGGAGAAGAGCAGCTGCTTCTTAACGCTGGAGGAGAGCCGCATAAAGACGACCACGCTGCACACAG atTCCTCGAGTCGACAGAGCGCCATGCAGAGCACGTAG
- the e2f6 gene encoding transcription factor E2F6 isoform X1, whose product MVKCVVSGCPNRVVTVNNRGVHNRPPKRFFKFPTDPARVKVWLAALRETDKQESTEQHLICEDHFLPEDISKNGVNSDAIPIMPPCLDGPMGMISPWGAESSEEEDQWGGGNDDDVEDDAPAYVEPLAPEPPPPIEPPAVDPPQQIPAAEKPSEARTTRCFLSSVHPDQKKEVNQTKRVNHRQDVSLGVLTRRFMDLMLAAPDNSLDIRQVISDMQCRRRRIYDIINILEGISLVERQSANKFKWIGKQQISNFLWNDQEMFEREMESLKLVEETLDTLIKRCAQQLFDMTDDTESAASAYVTYEDIRRLAAFQEQTLFVVKAPEETKLEVPPPKEDCIQVHLKGERGPIMVLTCDIGAGDVSGEKSSCFLTLEESRIKTTTLHTDSSSRQSAMQST is encoded by the exons ATGGTGAAGTGTGTTGTCTCTGGGTGTCCGAACCGCGTGGTGACCGTTAACAACCGGGGGGTCCACAACCGACCGCCGAAGAGGTTCTTTAAGTTCCCCACAGACCCAGCGCGAGTCAAG GTATGGCTGGCGGCTCTGAGGGAGACGGACAAGCAGGAATCGACAGAGCAGCATTTAATCTGCGAAGACCACTTCCTGCCGGAGGACATCTCCAAAAATGGGGTCAACAGCGACGCCATTCCCATCATGCCCCCCTGCCTGGACGGGCCCATGGGCATGATCAGCCCCTGGGGAGCAGAGTCATCTGAGGAAGAGGACCAGTGGGGTggtggaaatgatgatgatgttgaggaTGATGCTCCTGCTTATGTGGAACCTCTGGcaccagaacctcctcctccaatAGAACCTCCTGCAGTGGATCCACCACAGCAG ATTCCAGCTGCTGAGAAGCCTTCAGAGGCCAGGACAACCAG atgttttctttccagcGTCCACCCTGATCAGAAGAAAGAGGTGAACCAGACAAAGCGAGTCAACCACAGACAGG ATGTGTCCCTGGGTGTGCTGACGCGGCGTTTCATGGACCTAATGCTGGCAGCTCCCGACAACTCGCTGGACATCAGGCAGGTGATCAGCGACATGCAGTGCCGCAGGAGGCGTATctatgacatcatcaacatcCTAGAAGGCATCAGCCTCGTCGAGAGGCAGTCGGCCAACAAGTTCAAGTGGAT AGGAAAGCAGCAGATCTCCAACTTTCTGTGGAACGACCAGGAGATGTtcgagagagagatggagagccTGAAGCTGGTGGAGGAAACCCTGGACACCCTCATCAAAAGGTGCGCTCAGCAGCTCTTCGACATGACCGACGACACGGAGAGCGCTGC GTCGGCCTATGTGACCTACGAAGACATCCGCCGGCTCGCAGCCTTCCAGGAGCAGACGCTGTTCGTCGTCAAAGCTCCAGAGGAAACCAAACTGGAGGTTCCTCCGCCCAAAGAG GACTGCATCCAGGTCCACCTGAAGGGGGAGAGGGGTCCCATCATGGTGCTGACCTGTGATATCGGGGCAGGAGACGTGAGTGGGGAGAAGAGCAGCTGCTTCTTAACGCTGGAGGAGAGCCGCATAAAGACGACCACGCTGCACACAG atTCCTCGAGTCGACAGAGCGCCATGCAGAGCACGTAG